Proteins found in one Candidatus Acetothermia bacterium genomic segment:
- a CDS encoding ABC transporter ATP-binding protein, with product MAAELVLEALTKVFRGRRETVVAVDHLNLSVEKGELVTLLGPSGCGKTTTLRMVGGFEDPSAGEVYLGGRPITRLPPQRRDTATVFQSYGLFPHMTVFENVAFGLKVRRLPRREVRKRVLAALERVGLTGLDRRPPSKLSGGQQQRVALCRALVLEPKVLLFDEPLSNLDAKLRVETREQIRRLQKELEITSLYVTHDQAEAMAISDRIVVMCRGLVQQVGTPYEIYAHPANTFVADFIGRANFLQARALQAQGAEVELELPGNKRIAVPNTAGVAPGETVVAVVRPEAVDLVPEGRGDLAGKVVLAHYTGSMATYRVELESGDLFNVEVLSPQEKGFMELGTAVGVHLHRKSVHLLRREE from the coding sequence ATGGCCGCTGAGCTGGTGCTGGAAGCGTTGACCAAGGTGTTCCGGGGCCGGCGGGAGACGGTGGTGGCGGTGGACCACCTCAACCTGTCCGTGGAAAAAGGGGAGTTGGTGACCCTGCTCGGGCCGTCCGGGTGCGGGAAGACCACGACCCTGCGCATGGTGGGCGGGTTCGAGGACCCGAGCGCGGGGGAGGTCTACCTCGGCGGCCGTCCCATCACCCGGCTTCCGCCCCAGCGCCGGGATACGGCCACCGTGTTCCAGTCCTACGGGCTTTTCCCTCACATGACCGTGTTCGAGAACGTCGCGTTCGGCCTCAAGGTGCGACGCCTCCCCCGGCGCGAAGTCCGGAAGCGGGTGCTGGCCGCCCTGGAGCGGGTGGGCTTAACCGGCCTGGACCGCCGTCCCCCGAGCAAGCTCTCCGGGGGCCAGCAGCAGCGGGTCGCCCTGTGCCGAGCGCTGGTGCTGGAGCCCAAGGTGCTCCTGTTCGATGAGCCTCTGTCGAACCTCGACGCCAAGCTCCGTGTAGAAACGCGCGAGCAGATCCGACGTTTGCAGAAGGAACTGGAGATCACCAGCCTCTACGTGACCCATGACCAGGCAGAGGCGATGGCCATCTCCGACCGAATCGTGGTCATGTGCCGGGGCTTGGTCCAGCAAGTGGGGACCCCGTACGAGATCTACGCCCACCCGGCCAACACGTTCGTCGCCGACTTCATCGGCCGGGCCAACTTCCTCCAAGCCCGGGCCCTCCAGGCACAAGGGGCGGAGGTGGAGCTGGAACTCCCGGGGAACAAACGCATTGCCGTCCCCAACACAGCCGGCGTCGCCCCCGGCGAAACGGTGGTCGCGGTGGTGCGGCCGGAGGCGGTGGATCTCGTCCCCGAAGGCCGAGGCGATCTCGCCGGCAAGGTCGTGCTCGCCCACTACACCGGGTCCATGGCCACCTATCGGGTTGAGCTCGAAAGCGGAGACCTGTTCAACGTAGAGGTGTTGAGCCCCCAGGAGAAGGGGTTCATGGAGCTGGGGACCGCGGTGGGGGTGCACCTGCATCGCAAGAGCGTGCACCTCCTGCGCCGCGAGGAATAG
- a CDS encoding Cof-type HAD-IIB family hydrolase codes for MRYALVAFDLDGTLLAPDGAVPVATHAFLEELGRSARVTLATGRSLASARRYVVDLGITTPVILYHGAVVWDPKTGAPLREHRIPPDLARRALAAALRFPIHPQLYRAVEDPTIYVAHLTPPIRAFLARENRKAQAVGDLAPWADQGPLKLLFIGDPLGLGEAEDALRQAVPELTVVRSEREYVEVLPPGVCKGEALAWLCVRLGIPLERVVAVGDQPSDLSMIERAGLGVAMAHAPEEVRAKADVVIAAIPSLQRILGMAGGDPRPRRRPSVAL; via the coding sequence GTGCGCTACGCGCTCGTGGCGTTCGACCTCGATGGGACCCTCCTTGCGCCCGATGGGGCGGTGCCGGTGGCCACCCATGCCTTCTTAGAAGAGCTCGGGCGGTCGGCCCGGGTCACCTTGGCCACCGGGCGGTCCCTCGCTTCCGCCCGCCGGTACGTGGTGGACCTTGGCATCACCACCCCGGTCATCCTGTACCACGGGGCGGTGGTGTGGGACCCCAAGACCGGGGCCCCCCTCCGCGAGCACCGCATCCCCCCGGACCTCGCCCGCCGGGCCCTGGCCGCGGCCCTGCGGTTCCCCATCCACCCCCAACTGTACCGGGCGGTGGAAGACCCCACGATCTACGTGGCCCACCTCACTCCCCCCATTCGGGCGTTCCTCGCCAGGGAGAACCGTAAGGCCCAAGCCGTTGGGGATCTTGCCCCTTGGGCGGACCAAGGCCCGCTCAAGCTCCTGTTCATCGGAGATCCGCTTGGGCTCGGGGAGGCCGAGGATGCGTTGCGCCAGGCGGTGCCCGAGCTCACCGTGGTGCGGTCGGAGCGGGAGTACGTGGAAGTCCTTCCTCCGGGGGTGTGCAAAGGGGAGGCCCTGGCCTGGCTGTGTGTCCGGCTTGGGATCCCCCTTGAGCGGGTGGTGGCGGTGGGGGACCAGCCAAGCGACCTCTCCATGATCGAGCGGGCCGGCCTCGGGGTGGCCATGGCCCACGCCCCCGAGGAGGTCCGGGCCAAGGCCGACGTGGTGATCGCCGCCATCCCATCCCTGCAAAGGATCCTTGGCATGGCGGGGGGCGATCCTCGTCCCCGGAGACGGCCATCGGTGGCCCTGTGA
- a CDS encoding sugar phosphate isomerase/epimerase: MTMILGLNGATLATASLDTGIRAARDAGFAGYEPRTPVLEGCEARGGREAALAAVAEIGLTWLPLNALEGVFALDGPTLPSQATAVFSLAARFRVPQVILVPGSARIAESAAHAELAWLKTQATQHHVSVLYELIGFPTFAFPSLDQAYDLASAAGVPLVLDTFHLAVSRTSPGEIARLPKAAIGLVHLSDAITAGKAVEELRDEDRVLPGEGGLPLVDILTAIHRTGYRGPVSVEVFHPKYGEQDPYAVARDAHRRARQVLAQAGWQL; this comes from the coding sequence ATGACCATGATCCTTGGGCTGAACGGGGCGACGCTGGCAACCGCATCGTTGGACACGGGGATCCGGGCTGCCCGCGATGCGGGCTTCGCCGGATACGAGCCGCGGACCCCGGTGCTGGAAGGGTGCGAGGCGCGCGGTGGGCGGGAAGCGGCGCTGGCCGCAGTGGCCGAGATTGGGCTGACCTGGCTTCCCTTGAACGCCCTGGAAGGCGTGTTCGCCCTAGACGGACCAACGTTACCGAGCCAGGCCACAGCGGTATTCTCCCTCGCCGCTAGGTTCCGTGTGCCTCAGGTCATCCTCGTACCCGGTTCTGCTCGGATAGCCGAGAGTGCTGCACACGCCGAACTCGCTTGGCTCAAGACCCAAGCAACCCAGCACCACGTTTCGGTGCTCTACGAGCTCATCGGGTTTCCAACCTTCGCGTTCCCCTCCCTCGACCAGGCCTACGACCTCGCTTCCGCAGCCGGCGTGCCGCTCGTGCTCGACACGTTCCACCTCGCGGTGAGCCGGACCTCCCCTGGAGAGATCGCCCGGCTCCCCAAAGCGGCCATCGGGCTCGTTCACCTCTCCGACGCCATCACCGCGGGCAAAGCGGTGGAGGAACTCCGGGATGAGGACCGGGTGCTCCCCGGAGAGGGCGGGCTCCCGCTCGTGGACATCCTGACTGCGATCCATCGCACCGGCTACCGGGGGCCGGTGTCGGTGGAGGTGTTCCACCCCAAGTACGGGGAACAGGACCCGTACGCGGTGGCCCGCGACGCGCACCGCCGGGCGCGGCAGGTCCTCGCCCAAGCGGGTTGGCAACTCTGA
- the iolG gene encoding inositol 2-dehydrogenase, whose amino-acid sequence MAQVKIGILGAGRIGKVHAENLIRRVPEAEVVAIADVRREAAERCAAELGIPRAYGDPRPILDDRTVDAVFICTSTDTHAPLIEAAAEAGKHIFCEKPIALDLGAIDRALATVKRAGVKLQVGFNRRFDPNFTRARELVAQGAIGRPHILRITSRDPEPPPPEYVRTSGGIFLDMTIHDFDMARFMVGDEVIEVYALGSVLVDKRIGELGDVDTAAVTLRFASGAIGVIDNSRRAVYGYDQRVEVFGERGMIRVDNPRLDTAVQSDAQGDHATRIFHFFMDRYTESFVWEARAFTAAVLEDKEPPVTGEDGKIPVVMAYAAKRSLEEHRPVRLEEVARGG is encoded by the coding sequence ATGGCACAGGTCAAGATCGGGATCCTCGGTGCCGGACGGATCGGGAAAGTCCACGCGGAGAATCTGATCCGCCGCGTACCCGAGGCGGAGGTGGTGGCCATCGCCGACGTGCGGCGGGAGGCCGCCGAAAGGTGCGCGGCCGAACTGGGCATTCCCCGGGCTTACGGGGATCCCCGGCCGATCCTGGATGACCGCACGGTGGACGCGGTGTTCATCTGCACGAGCACCGACACCCACGCCCCCTTGATCGAGGCCGCGGCCGAGGCCGGGAAGCACATCTTCTGCGAGAAGCCGATCGCCCTGGACCTCGGGGCGATCGACCGTGCTCTGGCCACGGTGAAGCGGGCCGGAGTCAAGCTTCAAGTCGGGTTCAACCGCCGGTTCGACCCGAACTTCACCCGGGCGAGGGAGCTTGTGGCCCAAGGGGCGATCGGCCGGCCCCACATCCTGCGCATCACCAGCCGCGACCCTGAACCCCCACCCCCTGAGTACGTGAGGACCTCGGGCGGGATCTTTTTGGACATGACCATCCACGACTTCGACATGGCCCGGTTCATGGTGGGCGACGAGGTGATCGAGGTCTACGCCCTGGGATCCGTGCTCGTGGACAAGCGGATCGGCGAGCTCGGGGACGTGGACACGGCGGCCGTCACGCTCCGGTTCGCGTCCGGCGCGATCGGGGTCATCGACAACTCCCGCCGGGCCGTGTACGGGTACGACCAACGGGTGGAGGTGTTCGGGGAACGGGGGATGATCCGCGTGGACAACCCCCGGCTGGATACGGCCGTGCAGAGCGATGCCCAGGGGGACCACGCGACGCGGATCTTCCACTTCTTCATGGACCGGTACACGGAATCCTTCGTTTGGGAAGCCCGGGCGTTCACCGCCGCCGTCCTCGAGGACAAGGAGCCGCCGGTTACGGGTGAGGACGGGAAGATCCCGGTGGTCATGGCCTACGCCGCCAAGCGTTCCCTGGAGGAACACCGCCCTGTGCGCCTGGAGGAAGTGGCCCGGGGAGGGTGA
- a CDS encoding alcohol dehydrogenase catalytic domain-containing protein — MKALVLTAKWEPRPGYTVSEFEKKTGKAVEGAQVWRHPKLELKEVEQPKPGPGEVLLRVRACGVCGSDVHFYETDQDDYMLYPGLTKFPTTIGHEFAGEIVGIGPGPEGKTFKVGDRVTVEEMVWCGYCRPCRDGYPNQCLNLEEIGFTIPGAMAEYIVVPAKLCWKVDAIFDRYASEDLAWEVAATTEPTCVAYNTIFECAGGFRPGAYVVIHGAGPIGLAAIQLAKGAGAAKVIAFDVSEVRRKLAEAVGADHVYNPTRVAPSEVVMELTHGEGADFAVEAAGAPEETIPEMEKTLAIGGKIAVVGRAAQRVPMYLERFQTRKAKLFGAQGHSGYGIFPSVIRLMGAGLVDNSKIITSRFPLTKALDALKQATKRQDGKIVIKP; from the coding sequence ATGAAAGCGTTGGTGCTCACGGCGAAGTGGGAACCGAGGCCGGGGTACACGGTCTCGGAGTTCGAGAAGAAGACGGGCAAGGCGGTCGAGGGAGCTCAGGTTTGGCGGCACCCCAAGCTCGAACTCAAGGAAGTGGAGCAGCCCAAACCCGGCCCAGGGGAGGTGCTCCTGCGGGTGCGGGCATGCGGGGTGTGCGGCTCGGACGTGCATTTCTACGAGACGGATCAAGACGACTACATGCTGTACCCCGGCCTCACCAAGTTCCCCACCACGATCGGCCACGAGTTCGCCGGCGAGATCGTGGGGATCGGCCCAGGACCGGAGGGCAAAACCTTTAAAGTCGGGGACAGGGTCACGGTGGAGGAGATGGTGTGGTGCGGGTACTGCCGCCCATGCCGGGATGGCTACCCTAACCAGTGCCTGAACCTCGAGGAGATCGGGTTCACCATCCCCGGGGCGATGGCCGAGTACATCGTGGTCCCGGCGAAGCTGTGCTGGAAGGTGGACGCGATCTTCGACCGGTACGCAAGCGAGGACCTGGCCTGGGAGGTGGCGGCGACCACCGAGCCGACCTGTGTCGCCTACAACACGATCTTCGAGTGCGCCGGCGGGTTCCGGCCTGGGGCGTACGTGGTCATCCACGGTGCCGGGCCGATCGGCCTCGCCGCGATCCAGCTCGCCAAAGGAGCCGGGGCGGCCAAGGTCATCGCCTTCGACGTATCCGAGGTGCGGCGGAAGTTGGCCGAGGCGGTCGGTGCTGATCACGTGTACAACCCGACCAGGGTCGCCCCGTCCGAGGTGGTGATGGAGCTCACCCACGGCGAAGGCGCCGATTTCGCGGTGGAGGCGGCCGGGGCACCGGAGGAGACGATCCCGGAGATGGAGAAGACCCTGGCCATCGGGGGGAAGATCGCGGTGGTGGGCCGGGCCGCCCAGCGGGTGCCCATGTACCTCGAGCGCTTCCAGACCCGCAAGGCCAAGCTCTTCGGGGCCCAGGGCCACTCCGGCTACGGCATCTTCCCGTCCGTCATCCGCCTGATGGGGGCAGGGCTCGTGGACAACTCCAAGATCATCACCTCCCGTTTCCCGCTCACGAAGGCCCTGGACGCCCTGAAACAGGCCACCAAGCGACAGGACGGGAAGATCGTCATCAAGCCGTGA
- a CDS encoding creatininase family protein — protein sequence MGMWITTEHPAIVFEDTEVGRLKKKLWDASEAEIDRILSEYGVPSAPELGKPGSYIQTTVRAKVIEARKKNDIVLIPVGCTENHGRHTVSGLDTFMVTQICEAVRRYTEKKGRPVALALPPLNYGAHPYHHVGMPGTVIMPEDVVRETLVNVMLGLWNDGFRKQLIVNNHGQLWVLESALHEFMYRYQLPGVFQVLDWHRAVREFFFPVDRPGSLETHFVHADEAETSVALLMFPPGMVDMALAEKTEGLNLLPGGHFDTAVDAHRRPHKWSEGEGHIAIEVAATPQGVVGDPTRATARKAKRPIAAILSYLTLVIDQILEAFPPGTVPPVEKVTLRTREEMEPYLKEPGSPGWKPVYALPRRGF from the coding sequence ATGGGCATGTGGATAACCACGGAACACCCCGCCATCGTGTTCGAGGACACGGAGGTGGGCCGGCTGAAGAAGAAGCTGTGGGACGCATCCGAGGCGGAGATCGACCGGATCCTCTCCGAATACGGCGTCCCCTCCGCGCCGGAGCTCGGGAAACCCGGCTCCTACATCCAGACCACGGTGCGGGCCAAGGTCATCGAAGCGAGGAAGAAGAACGACATCGTCCTCATCCCGGTGGGCTGCACCGAGAACCACGGCCGCCACACGGTGTCCGGCCTGGACACGTTCATGGTCACCCAGATCTGCGAGGCCGTGCGGCGCTATACGGAGAAGAAGGGCCGGCCGGTGGCCTTGGCCCTGCCCCCGCTCAACTACGGTGCCCATCCCTACCACCATGTGGGCATGCCCGGGACGGTGATCATGCCCGAGGACGTGGTCCGGGAGACCCTGGTCAACGTCATGCTCGGGCTATGGAACGATGGGTTCAGGAAGCAACTCATCGTCAACAACCACGGCCAGCTGTGGGTCCTGGAGTCGGCGTTGCACGAGTTCATGTACCGCTACCAGCTCCCCGGCGTGTTCCAGGTGCTGGACTGGCACCGTGCAGTACGGGAGTTCTTCTTCCCCGTGGATCGCCCGGGCTCGTTGGAGACCCACTTCGTGCACGCCGACGAGGCGGAGACCTCCGTGGCCCTCCTCATGTTCCCCCCGGGGATGGTGGACATGGCCCTGGCCGAGAAGACGGAGGGGCTGAACCTCCTTCCCGGAGGGCATTTTGACACGGCGGTGGATGCCCATCGCCGGCCGCACAAGTGGTCGGAGGGGGAGGGACACATCGCCATCGAGGTCGCGGCCACCCCGCAGGGGGTGGTGGGCGATCCCACCCGGGCTACGGCCCGCAAGGCCAAGCGCCCCATCGCCGCGATCCTCTCCTACCTCACCCTGGTGATCGACCAGATCCTCGAGGCGTTCCCGCCCGGGACGGTCCCGCCGGTGGAGAAGGTGACCCTCCGCACCCGAGAGGAGATGGAGCCGTACCTCAAGGAGCCCGGGAGCCCAGGGTGGAAGCCGGTGTACGCCCTTCCCAGGCGGGGGTTTTGA
- a CDS encoding sugar phosphate isomerase/epimerase, with product MIRVIGEGKFGRWPLGLIVPVQDPTPFSPFAPGEWTDALARVGEHGCEAVELAVTDPTRLDAAHVAEALERAGLRLASLTTGQAAGKESLSLAAPDDAVRRRAVERIQAHMRLAAPFQAVVIVGLLRGVDGDPGLLVESLRECARADRTVRLALEPLNRYESRLVNTVAEGLSVMERVGAENVGLLVDTFHANIEEPKIGEAFRRAGDRLFHVHLADSNRWPPGHGHLEWGEVRDALVRIGYRGSLILECLPRPTAGAPFQAMGWLRSMWEGSR from the coding sequence GTGATCCGTGTGATAGGCGAGGGCAAGTTCGGTAGGTGGCCGCTTGGGTTGATCGTCCCGGTCCAGGACCCGACGCCGTTCTCCCCGTTTGCCCCCGGGGAGTGGACGGACGCCCTGGCCCGGGTGGGTGAGCACGGATGCGAGGCGGTGGAATTGGCTGTCACCGACCCGACCCGGTTGGACGCGGCACACGTGGCAGAGGCCCTCGAACGTGCCGGCCTTCGTCTCGCCTCCCTCACCACCGGCCAGGCCGCGGGAAAGGAGTCCCTCTCCCTGGCCGCGCCGGACGACGCTGTCCGCCGTCGAGCGGTGGAGCGAATCCAGGCCCACATGCGGCTCGCGGCCCCCTTCCAGGCGGTCGTGATCGTGGGGCTCCTCCGCGGGGTGGACGGGGACCCAGGACTCCTCGTGGAATCCCTGCGCGAGTGCGCCCGAGCCGATCGTACCGTGAGGCTCGCCCTGGAGCCGCTCAACCGCTATGAATCGCGTCTCGTGAACACCGTGGCCGAGGGCCTCTCGGTCATGGAACGGGTCGGGGCTGAGAACGTGGGCCTCCTCGTGGACACGTTTCACGCCAACATCGAGGAGCCCAAGATCGGGGAGGCGTTTCGCCGCGCCGGTGATCGCCTGTTCCACGTCCACCTCGCCGACTCCAACCGCTGGCCCCCTGGTCATGGCCACCTCGAGTGGGGCGAGGTGCGGGATGCCTTGGTCCGGATCGGCTACCGGGGGAGCCTGATCCTGGAGTGTCTACCCCGGCCGACGGCAGGGGCGCCCTTCCAGGCCATGGGTTGGCTAAGGTCCATGTGGGAAGGGAGCCGATGA
- a CDS encoding tagaturonate epimerase family protein has protein sequence MIPNQHEVYPASVHTVGQTVFALVRGPDGRRLFLSSPVPGFAGDPLPSGGVLCPVSFANARALTKVFPWLSPQRVSSGPGFGFGDRLGLATPGHIRALRGAKVFPALAQQSVRENARTGRTFEDVLVHAIFGAFQEGYQGGFGADADHLKEVEDALHGADLGYTFFTCDPSDHVVAVERLPLAEVAKRFRSLPDADRLCREYLGREFILDGGRTLRFTEEDLARAAVKHGGAVAFAVEMYRALVARLPQGFDFELSVDETETPTTPLEHLFIALELRRHDVALASLAPRFPGAMEKAVDWRGDPAHFRRELRAHVAIARAFGPYRLSLHSGSDKFSLYPILAEEADGLWHVKTAGTSYLVALEVAARFAPPLFRKIVRLSLDRFPEDRKSYHLSADLRRLPVLETLPDARLLELLAQDDARQVLHVAFGSVLKSPLGEELRRVLSEHEEEHYEALAQHLGRHLELLEVKDDG, from the coding sequence ATGATCCCGAACCAGCACGAGGTCTATCCGGCTTCCGTGCACACCGTGGGGCAAACCGTGTTCGCGTTGGTGCGGGGACCGGATGGGAGACGGCTGTTTCTATCGTCGCCCGTCCCCGGATTTGCCGGGGACCCCTTGCCCTCGGGTGGGGTCCTGTGCCCAGTTTCGTTCGCGAACGCCCGGGCTTTGACCAAGGTCTTCCCCTGGCTCTCCCCACAGCGGGTCTCCTCCGGCCCGGGCTTCGGGTTCGGCGACCGCCTCGGCCTGGCCACACCCGGCCACATCCGCGCCCTCCGGGGGGCCAAGGTATTCCCCGCGCTGGCCCAGCAATCGGTGCGGGAGAACGCCCGCACCGGACGCACGTTCGAGGACGTCCTGGTCCATGCCATCTTCGGCGCCTTCCAGGAGGGCTACCAGGGCGGGTTCGGCGCCGACGCCGATCACTTAAAGGAGGTCGAGGACGCCCTCCACGGTGCCGACCTCGGCTACACGTTCTTCACCTGCGACCCCTCGGACCACGTGGTGGCCGTGGAGCGGCTCCCTTTGGCCGAGGTGGCGAAGCGGTTCCGGTCCTTGCCGGATGCCGATCGGCTGTGTCGGGAGTACCTGGGCCGGGAGTTCATCCTGGATGGAGGGAGAACGCTCCGGTTCACGGAAGAGGACCTGGCCCGGGCGGCGGTGAAGCACGGTGGAGCCGTAGCCTTCGCCGTCGAGATGTACCGGGCGCTCGTCGCCCGCCTCCCCCAAGGGTTCGACTTCGAGCTCTCCGTGGACGAGACGGAGACCCCGACCACGCCCCTGGAGCACCTGTTCATCGCCCTGGAGCTCAGGCGGCACGACGTGGCACTGGCCAGCCTCGCCCCCCGGTTCCCCGGGGCGATGGAGAAGGCGGTGGACTGGCGTGGGGATCCGGCGCACTTCCGGCGGGAACTCCGGGCCCATGTGGCCATCGCCCGGGCGTTCGGGCCCTACCGGCTAAGCCTGCACTCGGGATCCGACAAGTTCTCTCTCTACCCGATCCTGGCCGAGGAGGCCGACGGGCTCTGGCACGTGAAGACCGCAGGAACGAGCTACCTCGTCGCACTCGAGGTCGCAGCCCGGTTTGCCCCGCCCCTGTTCCGGAAGATCGTGCGGTTGTCCCTGGACCGGTTCCCTGAGGATCGGAAGAGCTACCACCTGTCGGCCGACCTCCGGCGCCTGCCCGTTTTGGAAACGCTCCCCGATGCGCGGCTGCTCGAGCTCCTCGCCCAGGACGATGCCCGGCAGGTGCTGCACGTGGCGTTCGGCTCCGTACTCAAGAGCCCCCTCGGGGAGGAGCTGCGCCGTGTGCTTTCCGAGCACGAAGAGGAACACTACGAGGCGCTGGCCCAGCACCTGGGCCGGCACCTTGAGCTCCTGGAGGTGAAGGACGATGGCTAA
- a CDS encoding SDR family oxidoreductase, whose translation MANLSGKVAVITGGGGVLCSAIAVGLARDGVNAVILDLAEDKAQATLAAVRRAGGNGLSVKANVLSRADLERAAEKALSAFGRVDFLLNGAGGNHPKATTSPEQPFFTLPEDGVRFVLDLNFMGTFLASQAFGKVMADQGEGVILNIVSMNALRPLTRIPAYSAAKAAVANFTQWLAVHMAQEYSPRIRVVGIAPGFFLTEQNRFLLVDERGELTERGREIIAHTPMGRFGEPADLVGAVRWLLSPEASFVTGVVLPIDGGFSAYSGV comes from the coding sequence ATGGCTAACCTTTCCGGTAAGGTGGCGGTGATCACCGGCGGTGGTGGGGTGCTGTGTTCGGCCATCGCCGTCGGGCTCGCCCGCGATGGGGTGAACGCGGTGATCTTGGACCTGGCCGAGGACAAGGCCCAGGCCACGTTGGCCGCCGTGCGTCGGGCGGGGGGGAACGGCCTTTCCGTCAAGGCGAACGTGCTTTCTCGCGCCGATCTGGAGCGGGCGGCGGAGAAGGCCCTGTCCGCGTTCGGCCGGGTGGACTTCCTCCTGAACGGGGCAGGGGGCAATCACCCCAAGGCCACCACCAGCCCTGAGCAGCCGTTCTTCACCCTCCCCGAGGACGGGGTGCGGTTCGTGCTCGACCTCAACTTCATGGGGACGTTCCTCGCCTCCCAGGCCTTCGGGAAGGTCATGGCCGACCAGGGGGAAGGGGTGATCCTGAACATCGTGTCCATGAACGCCCTGCGCCCGCTGACCCGCATCCCCGCCTACTCCGCGGCGAAGGCCGCGGTGGCCAACTTCACCCAGTGGCTCGCGGTGCACATGGCCCAGGAGTACTCGCCCCGGATCCGGGTCGTGGGGATCGCCCCCGGGTTCTTCCTCACCGAGCAGAACCGTTTTCTCCTTGTGGACGAGCGTGGCGAGCTCACCGAGCGGGGGAGGGAGATCATCGCCCACACCCCGATGGGCCGGTTTGGCGAGCCCGCGGACCTGGTGGGAGCGGTACGGTGGCTCCTTTCCCCGGAAGCGAGCTTCGTCACCGGGGTGGTCCTGCCCATCGACGGCGGCTTCTCCGCCTACTCCGGCGTGTGA
- a CDS encoding diphosphate--fructose-6-phosphate 1-phosphotransferase, whose amino-acid sequence MSKARNVVVAMGGGPTPVINSALRGIVETCLSFPGRFGTVYGARHGILGVLKEELLDLSAQAEEEIALLRTTPAAGAIGTARYKLTREEDLARTIEVFRAHQVGYFFGIGGNDTQEVCLKVAQAAEGTGYELTVVGVPKTIDNDLGDEEFELVDHTPGYGSVARYWAWTVQCLEEENRGSAPADPVLVVQAMGRRVGYIPAAARLADPEREIPLLIFLPEMNPTLEELAGLVADTVRREGRAIVVVSEGLKLAELGERRDAFGHAAFSSSRATVAQLLVNHLNDVGLPARGQLPGTEQRDAILYASPVDLTEAHQVGRKAVLLAAEGKSGVMATILRAPGNIYRAEYGAVPLAEVAGRDRPFPAAWVDRERADVTDDFVRYAWPLLGEDLVSVPIVDGRLRFARLRPIFAEKVLPDYTPAAHREGG is encoded by the coding sequence ATGAGTAAGGCGAGGAACGTGGTGGTGGCCATGGGCGGGGGACCCACCCCGGTGATCAACAGCGCCCTCCGTGGGATCGTGGAAACCTGCCTCTCCTTCCCGGGGCGTTTCGGGACCGTGTACGGGGCCCGGCACGGGATCCTGGGGGTCCTCAAGGAGGAGCTTCTCGACCTTTCCGCCCAAGCAGAGGAGGAGATCGCCCTCCTCAGGACCACCCCGGCCGCCGGGGCCATCGGCACCGCCCGCTACAAGCTCACACGCGAGGAGGACCTGGCGCGGACCATCGAGGTGTTCCGCGCCCACCAGGTGGGCTACTTCTTCGGGATCGGGGGGAACGATACGCAAGAGGTGTGCCTCAAGGTGGCCCAGGCCGCCGAGGGGACGGGCTACGAGCTCACCGTGGTGGGCGTCCCCAAGACGATCGACAACGACCTCGGCGACGAGGAGTTCGAGCTTGTAGACCACACCCCGGGCTACGGGTCCGTGGCCCGCTACTGGGCGTGGACGGTCCAGTGCCTGGAAGAGGAGAACCGGGGCTCGGCCCCGGCCGACCCGGTGCTGGTGGTCCAGGCCATGGGCCGGCGGGTGGGCTACATCCCGGCGGCGGCGCGCCTGGCCGACCCCGAACGGGAAATCCCCCTCCTCATCTTCCTCCCGGAGATGAACCCCACCCTGGAGGAGCTCGCAGGCCTCGTGGCCGACACGGTCCGCCGGGAGGGGCGGGCCATCGTGGTGGTCTCCGAGGGGCTCAAGCTCGCCGAGCTCGGGGAGCGTCGCGATGCCTTCGGCCATGCCGCCTTCTCCTCCTCCCGCGCCACCGTGGCCCAGCTCCTGGTGAACCACCTGAACGACGTGGGCCTTCCGGCCCGGGGCCAGCTCCCCGGGACCGAGCAGCGCGACGCCATCCTCTACGCCTCGCCCGTGGACCTCACGGAGGCCCACCAGGTGGGGCGGAAGGCCGTGCTTCTCGCCGCCGAGGGGAAAAGCGGGGTCATGGCCACCATCCTGCGGGCCCCGGGGAACATCTACCGGGCGGAGTACGGGGCCGTCCCCCTCGCGGAGGTGGCGGGGAGGGATCGGCCCTTCCCCGCGGCCTGGGTCGACCGCGAGCGGGCCGACGTCACCGACGACTTCGTCCGCTACGCCTGGCCGCTTTTGGGGGAGGACCTGGTCTCGGTACCGATCGTGGACGGCCGGCTCAGGTTTGCGCGCCTGCGGCCGATCTTCGCCGAAAAGGTGCTCCCGGACTACACCCCTGCCGCCCATCGGGAGGGAGGATGA